The sequence CGCCTGTAATCTCTCAAGGCGGGTTTTTTCTCCGACTATCACCACTTCGCTCTTGCCGTTTAAGGGCTTTTTCTCTGGCTAGCCTGCCAAAAAGAGCACTGCATGCATATAGTGCATGATTTTGCATGCAACGCCCCGGCATCAAAACACCTGAAACACCGCGCCACAAGGGCTTGTAGACTCTCTATGTCATGCATGAAAAGTGCATGACAAAGTCAGCGCGCGTAGGCGGGGGACCATTGCGCGCTGGACATGGCTATATCATTTGGCAACTAAACCTGATGAGTTTCGCTAGAAGCAAAACCTTTTTTGGTTTTAGTAAATTTAATGGCCAATTTTCTTCCTTTCTTAAATTCAGTCCATTTACTTTTATTTATATTTATACAGCTATCAATATGGATTAGAAATTCTTCTCCATCATTTTTCTTAGCAAAAACAAAACCTTTATCAATTGTTAGATCATTATAAATCTCAACAATTATATATCCGTTTCTTTCCCATGTTTTCAACTCGAAGTCAATTTGATTTTCAGCATCTGTAAAATCCATCCATTTTTTCTCTTTGAATGGATTGTTAGGTGTTTTATACATCATAAATGTACGTATTATTTTAATTACATCCTTACTTTTCATGTTAAATGATTTAGAGTATTTTGTCATTTCAGATAGATTTTTTTCAGCGAATAAAATCATGTCATTAATGAATTCTTGTGGATAAAAAACACCTTCGGTAATTATATTTTCAACTAAATATATAGCTTTTATACCTTCATCAGCTAGGCGCTCATTTAGCTCATAATTATTAAATATAAATTCAGTTATGTAAATTATTTCTCTCAAATGAGTTATTACATTACCTAGATCTATCTTGTATGTATTTTCTATGCTTCTTTTTAAAGCAGCAACTCTAAAGTAACTAACTTCTTGTATATGATTAGACTTTTTCCAATCATTTGTATATTCGATTACATCACTATACTCTTTTCCATATAAATGAACTCCAAGATACTCTTTTGTTATTGTCGCTGAAAAAATACTTCCTGATTTATCTGGATCATCAAATCCTTCATTTATTAATTCTTGTGCAGTATTCTGAGCTTCAATAAAGTCACCCCAATCTTTAAAGAAATAAACAAGGGTTAATTTATTTAAAGGATTTTCCTCCTCAAGTTTAATTGCCGATTTGATGGTGCTTATAGCTGTTGGATAATCCCCCAGTGCAGCGAGTAACCTTGAGTATGTCCTTAAAAAAATAGCTTCCTTGTTATAGATTTGTTGCAATGTTCTAAATTTCTCATAGCTTAATATTATTTTATCTCTGTTTGGATTCTTTGGAACTAAGATTCTGTTTGTTTCATTTATTAAAATCTGTAGTGATTCAGGGCAGCTATGAGGTATGTACCTATAATCAAATTTATGGATTTCTTTATCTGTCTGGAATTTTTGTAAATGTAATAAAGATTGTCTCTGTTTTCTTTCTTTTTCGGCTAATTGAGAACGTGCTGCTGTATTCCTAGGATTCAGCATCAGAAGCTCTTTGACTGATTCACTAAGCGAAAATAGATCCTCTCCATTTGATGAGCTAGATCGAGAAATCAGAGATGTATTAGCTAGCTCTTTTATTGCTCTGGCACTCAAATCTTGGTCCATTTCTAGAAAATGCGATAAATAGTTTCGGGAAACACTTCCACTAATAAATAGGCATTCAAGAATAAGTACAGCTTCGTCAGATAGTGTTTCTATTAAATTATTATAAGAGAATGCAGCTATGTCTTTCTTTGCTTTCTCGATTGAATCTGGTACTGGAACCCCTGAATGGACTGCGTCAATAGTTAATCGTATTGCCAAAGGGTTATAATGTGAGAATTTTGCTATTTTTACTAGTTCTTGATGAGTTATATTCATCATCCCTTTTTTATCAGAGTAAGACCGAGCTAAATGTTCTGCTCCTGATGACTGAAGTTCTTTTAATATGATAGGGTAAGCTCCGTCAACCATTACTC comes from Yersinia canariae and encodes:
- a CDS encoding tetratricopeptide repeat protein, giving the protein MSTFLDTKTSMIVYALEKSLGSYIKRDNGSRNVDLLQEHFDARSAEEIEKGRGVINNTSALIEASYISDIFNYALIISKGSSDYEKLNELKDFCIKINLFFIRNQISHPSRTFHDHYWYCAAAIASHPMIEALQLNLVQESFYAALSGQLKEPPEEWLKQVSWEIENNLPEKFDHDITSLIGRKNEKKEVLKAINNKRINFIAIVAPGGVGKTALALDFLKELSLSPDARNEFGRICYVTLKKHHLTVDGIKELENVDSIIEIKKEILYFLEPESNLSDDGIDSLFENTIEKQNSSNILLCIDNLETLLRDGPEEFIRFQYSLPSNFKVMVTSRVMVDGAYPIILKELQSSGAEHLARSYSDKKGMMNITHQELVKIAKFSHYNPLAIRLTIDAVHSGVPVPDSIEKAKKDIAAFSYNNLIETLSDEAVLILECLFISGSVSRNYLSHFLEMDQDLSARAIKELANTSLISRSSSSNGEDLFSLSESVKELLMLNPRNTAARSQLAEKERKQRQSLLHLQKFQTDKEIHKFDYRYIPHSCPESLQILINETNRILVPKNPNRDKIILSYEKFRTLQQIYNKEAIFLRTYSRLLAALGDYPTAISTIKSAIKLEEENPLNKLTLVYFFKDWGDFIEAQNTAQELINEGFDDPDKSGSIFSATITKEYLGVHLYGKEYSDVIEYTNDWKKSNHIQEVSYFRVAALKRSIENTYKIDLGNVITHLREIIYITEFIFNNYELNERLADEGIKAIYLVENIITEGVFYPQEFINDMILFAEKNLSEMTKYSKSFNMKSKDVIKIIRTFMMYKTPNNPFKEKKWMDFTDAENQIDFELKTWERNGYIIVEIYNDLTIDKGFVFAKKNDGEEFLIHIDSCININKSKWTEFKKGRKLAIKFTKTKKGFASSETHQV